A segment of the Longimicrobiales bacterium genome:
TACCGGTACGCTCGCCCCTCCTCCTCGTGCGTCACGTACCCCTTCTCCTCCAGCGTCCGCAGCATCGTCAGCACCGTCGTATACGCCAGCTCGTCCGCCAGCAGCTCCTGCACCTCCGCTACCGTCGACGCGCCACGCTCCCACAGCACGTCCATGACGTCCAGCTCGCGTTCCGTGAACGAGATGTCCATCCGCCCCCCCTGTCAACTATTCCTTTAGTTGAAGATGAGCGCCGCACCGCGATCTGTCAACTAGTTGTTTAGTTG
Coding sequences within it:
- a CDS encoding BlaI/MecI/CopY family transcriptional regulator encodes the protein MDISFTERELDVMDVLWERGASTVAEVQELLADELAYTTVLTMLRTLEEKGYVTHEEEGRAYRYYPLVGRSEAGASAVKRLMGKLFRGSPELLLTQLVSQRGLTTEQLEAMRQMLNERLEREVRR